One stretch of Leptospira mtsangambouensis DNA includes these proteins:
- a CDS encoding SPFH domain-containing protein, whose product MALIDRIKFEGSPNEIVWKYPSDEISTAGQLVVDESQEAIFFKEGKALDTFGPGTHTLKTGNIPILEALVNLPFGGKTPFTAEVYYVNKAIFAMKWGTNTPIPLEDPKYKIVLNIRAFGDYKFRIKDARSFLLNVVKGGNRTTNESIDEFLKPNIVRGIGDFISEVILNNNTSVVEINKFRDESSTAGKVKLAPEFEKYGIDLTEFNVSSVNFDQNDPNYQRIQKIITDKFEIDMLGDKYQQKKMFDIGQAAAENEGQGGGAMGAGMGMGMGMNMGQMMGNMMNQGGGQSGAAPAANDPAARIAKLKGLLDQGLINAEEFEAKKKEILSSL is encoded by the coding sequence ATCGTTTGGAAGTATCCATCTGATGAAATCAGTACCGCAGGACAACTGGTGGTGGATGAAAGTCAAGAAGCCATCTTTTTTAAAGAAGGAAAGGCATTGGATACTTTTGGTCCCGGAACTCATACTTTAAAAACGGGAAACATTCCCATCCTTGAAGCTCTCGTCAATCTTCCGTTTGGTGGGAAAACTCCTTTCACTGCGGAAGTATATTATGTAAACAAAGCCATCTTTGCGATGAAATGGGGAACCAATACTCCAATCCCTTTGGAAGATCCAAAATACAAAATTGTATTAAACATCCGTGCTTTTGGTGATTATAAATTTAGAATCAAAGATGCAAGATCCTTTTTACTGAATGTAGTGAAAGGTGGAAATCGAACTACCAACGAATCCATTGATGAATTTTTAAAACCAAATATAGTACGTGGGATCGGTGATTTTATTTCGGAAGTCATTTTAAATAACAACACATCTGTAGTGGAGATTAATAAATTCAGAGATGAAAGTTCCACCGCAGGAAAAGTCAAACTAGCACCTGAATTTGAAAAATATGGAATCGACTTAACAGAGTTTAATGTATCATCGGTGAACTTTGACCAAAACGATCCCAACTACCAAAGAATCCAAAAAATTATTACCGATAAATTCGAAATCGATATGCTCGGCGATAAATACCAACAAAAGAAAATGTTCGATATTGGACAAGCCGCTGCAGAAAACGAAGGCCAAGGTGGTGGTGCGATGGGTGCCGGGATGGGGATGGGAATGGGGATGAATATGGGCCAAATGATGGGCAATATGATGAACCAAGGGGGAGGCCAAAGTGGTGCAGCTCCAGCTGCCAATGACCCAGCCGCACGGATTGCCAAACTAAAAGGATTACTCGACCAAGGACTCATCAACGCAGAAGAGTTTGAAGCCAAAAAAAAGGAAATCCTTTCTTCTTTGTAA
- a CDS encoding patatin-like phospholipase family protein, translating into MKRTEVERQAIQNFLKSVDLFKKLPPAVLLRLANNVQEKLIRSHEALYYKGESSESIYIVRYGEILLENVAGQSHVYVGSGQVLAENSLISSSNHSTSAIAVIDSLVYVLNGKLFLQLASQEKVFAQNIIQMMGSRMRENLDRSSHKDTFPGLRRLCVHVPLEPEYHFGEKVKSFLDEYGEVTKKLSSAIPISTFKGMDPTKISEYLTNLRSKTPLLHIYFDESTSRVDLHYLVVQSDFIVFWEDEPEKFYKEKEEIINFWKTRIRNFEGRAIRMMESGVRKSYLPQDQSLKTFYQKDTLARYLVAKTRGLALGGGGARALAHVGLLKVLHREGIHFDFVSGASMGAVIAALYARKNSPEEIEEMIKNFFGGLESAFDPTIPVVAFFKGKRMKRMLKKGFGDQRIEELPLPFATSAVDLQTGKEHIFDQGPITEALTSAMSLPGAFPPYRLGEKLLVDGGMINNVPENLIRSKGADVVMGINVSPLQEIVPVKLFEDRNTTEKGFFRYIWDTLKYPPILQIMTRTITLEGREITRLKRPKMDLFVHFHLEEFQLFDFARYQEIIDKGEQEAEANLAEIKQLFS; encoded by the coding sequence ATGAAACGAACAGAAGTAGAACGACAGGCCATACAAAATTTTTTAAAGTCTGTGGATTTGTTCAAAAAACTTCCCCCTGCAGTTCTCTTAAGACTGGCAAACAATGTCCAAGAAAAATTAATCCGAAGCCACGAGGCTCTCTATTATAAAGGAGAGTCTTCGGAATCGATTTACATTGTCAGATACGGTGAAATCCTTCTTGAGAATGTTGCTGGCCAAAGTCATGTTTATGTAGGTTCTGGCCAAGTATTGGCAGAGAACTCACTCATCTCTAGTTCTAACCACTCTACGTCTGCCATTGCTGTCATCGATTCCCTTGTTTATGTTTTGAATGGAAAACTTTTTTTACAATTAGCATCCCAAGAGAAGGTTTTTGCACAAAACATCATTCAAATGATGGGCTCGCGGATGCGAGAAAATTTAGACCGTTCTAGCCATAAAGATACATTTCCCGGCTTGCGAAGGTTATGTGTTCATGTTCCTTTAGAACCTGAATATCATTTTGGTGAAAAAGTAAAATCCTTCTTAGACGAGTATGGTGAGGTAACCAAAAAATTATCATCTGCCATTCCCATTTCTACTTTTAAGGGAATGGACCCAACAAAAATTTCTGAGTATCTAACCAACCTGAGAAGTAAAACCCCCTTACTTCATATTTATTTTGATGAATCCACTTCCAGAGTGGATTTACATTATCTTGTAGTACAATCTGACTTCATTGTGTTTTGGGAAGATGAACCAGAAAAGTTTTATAAAGAAAAAGAAGAGATCATCAATTTTTGGAAAACAAGAATCAGAAACTTTGAAGGCCGTGCCATTCGTATGATGGAAAGTGGCGTTCGTAAAAGTTACCTTCCCCAAGACCAATCACTCAAAACCTTTTATCAAAAAGATACGTTAGCTAGATACCTTGTGGCAAAAACGAGAGGTTTGGCGTTAGGTGGTGGTGGTGCAAGAGCCCTCGCACATGTTGGTTTGTTAAAAGTGTTACATAGAGAAGGAATTCATTTTGATTTTGTTTCTGGTGCATCGATGGGAGCTGTGATTGCGGCCTTGTATGCGAGAAAAAATTCACCTGAAGAAATTGAAGAGATGATTAAAAACTTCTTTGGTGGATTGGAAAGTGCATTTGATCCAACAATCCCGGTCGTTGCCTTTTTTAAAGGAAAACGAATGAAACGTATGTTAAAGAAAGGGTTTGGTGACCAAAGAATTGAAGAATTACCTCTCCCTTTTGCCACTTCCGCTGTAGATTTGCAAACAGGAAAAGAACATATCTTTGACCAAGGTCCCATTACAGAAGCTCTCACCAGTGCGATGAGTTTGCCTGGTGCTTTTCCTCCTTATAGACTCGGTGAAAAATTATTAGTGGATGGGGGAATGATCAATAACGTTCCCGAAAATCTCATTCGTTCTAAAGGTGCAGATGTGGTGATGGGAATCAACGTTTCTCCTTTGCAAGAAATTGTTCCGGTCAAACTCTTTGAAGACAGAAACACAACAGAAAAAGGATTCTTTCGTTATATTTGGGATACTTTAAAATACCCACCTATCTTACAGATTATGACAAGAACCATTACCTTGGAAGGAAGAGAGATCACTCGTCTCAAACGACCTAAAATGGATCTTTTTGTACATTTTCATTTGGAAGAATTCCAGTTATTTGATTTTGCTCGTTACCAAGAAATCATTGATAAAGGGGAACAGGAAGCAGAAGCAAACTTAGCAGAGATCAAACAATTGTTTTCTTAA